The proteins below come from a single Carnobacterium divergens DSM 20623 genomic window:
- a CDS encoding pseudouridine synthase, translating to MRLDKFLAHTGFGTRKETKDLLKKKAVEVNGVCVKDGKFQVKPFVDQVAVYGEVVAYQEFIYLMLHKPQGVVSATIDNVNPTVIDLLTPAEQNFEPFPVGRLDKDTEGLLILTNDGVLAHELLSPKKHVAKRYEATIEGIVTQEDSDAFKKGVVLSDGYQCQAAELEIVSVMPDEGTSSIFVTIHEGKFHQVKRMFEACGKKVVYLKRVAMGLLELDPTLPLGNYRPLTQEELNLLKGID from the coding sequence ATGCGTTTAGATAAATTTTTAGCCCATACAGGCTTTGGTACAAGAAAAGAAACAAAGGATTTATTGAAAAAAAAAGCAGTTGAAGTGAATGGTGTATGCGTAAAGGATGGCAAATTTCAAGTTAAACCGTTTGTCGATCAAGTGGCTGTTTATGGTGAAGTAGTAGCGTATCAAGAATTTATTTATTTAATGCTGCATAAGCCACAAGGGGTTGTAAGTGCGACGATTGATAATGTGAATCCAACAGTAATTGATTTGTTGACGCCGGCTGAGCAAAATTTTGAGCCTTTTCCTGTTGGACGTTTGGATAAAGACACAGAAGGTCTGTTAATTTTAACTAATGATGGTGTGTTAGCTCACGAGCTGCTTTCTCCTAAGAAGCATGTTGCAAAGCGCTATGAAGCTACTATAGAAGGAATTGTTACGCAAGAGGATAGTGATGCTTTTAAAAAAGGGGTTGTCTTGTCTGACGGCTACCAATGCCAAGCAGCAGAGCTAGAAATTGTCAGTGTGATGCCTGACGAAGGGACTTCCTCGATTTTTGTGACAATTCATGAAGGGAAATTTCATCAAGTGAAACGAATGTTTGAAGCTTGTGGAAAAAAGGTTGTCTATTTAAAACGAGTCGCCATGGGATTGTTGGAACTAGATCCTACCTTACCACTTGGCAACTATCGACCGCTCACACAAGAAGAGCTGAATTTATTAAAAGGAATAGACTAA
- a CDS encoding helix-turn-helix domain-containing protein, with amino-acid sequence MIILGEKVKELRKNKRFSQKQLAEGICTQVTISKIENHNSIPTMNILSKLCERLDVDIHDICINEGDSNENYAIFQQVDQLCDLFQYKEAYEILKIKLNEERLSTLHEKKMYFYLMGKILLMGFNDIEEALHYLNLELIVDRSERVDFTDVLVSNTIGVAYHLKEETNKAKIYFEQSIRELEKIANIDLKNLDKILLIYFNTAKFYSDIGDYQEAVTLCETGIQMAESEKTTSQLDKLYYEKAFNEAMNGQLAEAKKGYFIAMAFAIMNQNDVIIEIIKKNMHKFKLTFDELFI; translated from the coding sequence GTGATCATTTTAGGGGAGAAAGTAAAAGAGTTAAGAAAGAATAAACGATTTAGTCAAAAGCAATTAGCAGAAGGTATCTGTACCCAAGTAACAATTAGTAAAATTGAAAATCACAATAGTATCCCAACGATGAACATTTTAAGTAAATTATGTGAAAGACTAGATGTTGACATCCACGATATATGTATTAATGAAGGTGATTCTAATGAAAATTATGCAATTTTTCAACAAGTGGATCAACTTTGTGACCTTTTTCAATACAAAGAAGCTTATGAAATTTTAAAGATAAAACTCAATGAAGAGCGTCTTTCAACGTTACATGAAAAAAAGATGTATTTTTATTTGATGGGGAAAATTTTGTTAATGGGCTTTAATGATATTGAAGAAGCGTTACATTATTTAAACTTAGAGTTAATTGTAGATCGTAGTGAACGAGTTGATTTTACAGATGTCTTGGTTTCTAATACGATTGGGGTAGCCTATCATTTAAAAGAGGAAACGAACAAAGCAAAAATCTATTTTGAACAATCGATTCGTGAGTTAGAAAAAATAGCTAATATTGATTTAAAGAATTTAGACAAAATTTTATTGATTTACTTTAATACAGCTAAGTTTTATTCAGATATTGGTGATTATCAAGAAGCAGTCACTCTTTGCGAAACGGGTATTCAAATGGCAGAATCTGAAAAAACAACTTCGCAACTAGATAAACTCTATTATGAAAAAGCTTTTAATGAGGCAATGAATGGACAATTAGCAGAAGCAAAGAAAGGTTATTTTATCGCGATGGCCTTTGCGATTATGAATCAAAATGATGTGATTATTGAGATAATCAAGAAAAATATGCATAAATTTAAACTGACATTTGATGAGTTGTTTATTTGA
- the pepV gene encoding dipeptidase PepV codes for MSIDWKKEVESRKDDLFADLFTLLKIDSVRDDSKASEDAPVGPGPKEALLKFLEIGARDGFVTKNVGNLAGHIEYGAGDETLGVFAHVDVVPVGSGWTNPPFEPVIKDGRLYARGSSDDKGPGMAGYYALKIIKELGLPVSKRVRFIIGTDEESGWKCMDHYLAVEETPDFGFSPDAEFPIINGEKGILTVQLSFGGNTEGGANELISFNSGLRENMVPQDAKAIFISEDATKIEKDFFDFVEQNPITGTCHIEGNQVTIEVVGKGAHGMEPKAGINAATYLATFLTNYSFGSDAKHYLALTTEYLHDDSRAAKLGLNYVDAVMGDLTVNPGVFNFTAKEGGSIALNFRFPQGITIEEIEAGLASKLADFGVTLSRGKAQTPHYVPADDPLVQTLLDVYEKHTGEKGVEKTIGGGTYGRLLKRGVAYGAMFPNSIDTMHQTDEFMAIDDIINATVIYADAIYQLIKSED; via the coding sequence ATGTCAATTGATTGGAAAAAAGAAGTAGAAAGTAGAAAAGACGATTTATTTGCAGATTTATTTACTTTATTAAAAATTGATAGTGTAAGAGACGATAGCAAAGCTTCAGAGGATGCACCAGTAGGTCCAGGACCAAAAGAAGCACTGTTAAAATTTTTAGAAATTGGCGCTCGTGATGGCTTTGTGACTAAAAATGTTGGCAATTTAGCTGGGCATATTGAATATGGTGCAGGGGATGAAACTTTAGGCGTTTTTGCTCACGTAGATGTCGTTCCTGTTGGAAGTGGTTGGACAAATCCTCCATTTGAGCCAGTAATCAAAGATGGGCGTTTATATGCACGTGGTTCAAGTGATGATAAAGGACCTGGAATGGCTGGTTACTACGCTTTGAAAATCATTAAAGAATTAGGCTTACCAGTTTCTAAACGTGTTCGTTTTATTATTGGAACAGATGAAGAAAGTGGTTGGAAATGTATGGATCACTATCTAGCAGTTGAAGAAACACCTGATTTTGGTTTTTCTCCAGATGCAGAGTTCCCAATTATCAATGGAGAAAAAGGGATTTTAACGGTTCAATTAAGCTTTGGTGGAAATACTGAAGGTGGAGCAAATGAATTAATCAGCTTTAACTCAGGCTTACGTGAAAACATGGTCCCACAAGATGCTAAAGCCATTTTTATTTCAGAAGATGCAACTAAAATTGAAAAAGACTTCTTTGATTTTGTGGAACAAAATCCAATTACTGGAACTTGCCATATCGAAGGCAACCAAGTAACCATTGAAGTAGTTGGGAAAGGCGCTCATGGAATGGAACCAAAAGCTGGAATCAATGCGGCTACTTATTTGGCAACATTCTTAACAAACTATTCATTTGGTAGCGATGCTAAGCATTACTTGGCTTTAACGACTGAATATCTACACGACGATTCAAGAGCAGCTAAACTTGGGTTGAATTATGTAGACGCTGTGATGGGAGACCTAACAGTTAATCCTGGTGTTTTTAATTTTACAGCAAAAGAAGGCGGTTCAATCGCTTTGAATTTCCGTTTCCCACAAGGAATTACCATTGAAGAAATTGAAGCTGGCCTTGCAAGTAAATTAGCTGATTTTGGTGTGACGTTGTCTCGTGGCAAAGCACAAACGCCTCACTATGTACCAGCGGATGACCCATTGGTTCAAACCTTACTTGATGTGTATGAAAAACATACGGGTGAAAAAGGAGTTGAAAAAACCATTGGTGGCGGAACTTATGGTCGCTTATTAAAACGCGGAGTAGCCTACGGCGCGATGTTCCCAAATAGCATCGATACAATGCACCAAACCGATGAATTTATGGCGATTGATGATATTATCAATGCAACGGTTATTTACGCAGATGCGATTTATCAATTGATTAAAAGTGAAGATTAA
- a CDS encoding iron-containing alcohol dehydrogenase has translation MQTEISNFNFYNPTEIVFGKNRIPELDRLVPKNKKVLILYGGGSVVRFGTLDKVKEALPNRTIGEFGGIEANPTYETLMKAVELVKAENYEFLLAVGGGSVIDGTKFIAAGAIFDGDPIDIFGAGIGKGLPVTKSLPFGTVLTLPATGSEMNNGAVVTFVEKKAKLSFGSPFSFPKFSILEPELTYTLPTRQLANGVIDSFVHIMEQYLTYPVGGMVQDRFSEGLLQTLIEIGPKVIDEKNHDYNLRANFMWTATNALNRILAPGVPQDWASHSLGHEITALYHIDHARTLAIVLPSLMEIRQHEKREKLIQYAERVWHITDATEDEKIQLAISKTRAFFEQLGAPTHFKEYDLGEEVVEPLVAQLEKHQLTAISERRDQTLEISRRIYLNAL, from the coding sequence ATGCAAACTGAAATTTCAAATTTTAATTTTTACAATCCCACAGAAATCGTCTTTGGGAAAAATCGTATTCCTGAACTAGATCGTTTAGTTCCTAAGAATAAAAAGGTACTGATTTTATATGGCGGTGGAAGTGTCGTTCGTTTCGGAACATTAGATAAGGTCAAAGAAGCTTTACCAAACCGTACGATTGGAGAATTTGGTGGAATCGAAGCCAACCCAACATATGAAACCTTAATGAAGGCTGTAGAATTAGTAAAAGCAGAAAACTATGAATTCCTATTAGCTGTCGGCGGAGGATCAGTTATTGATGGAACGAAATTTATCGCAGCAGGTGCTATTTTTGATGGAGATCCGATTGATATATTCGGCGCTGGTATTGGCAAAGGTTTGCCTGTTACTAAATCCCTACCATTTGGTACTGTGTTAACCTTACCAGCAACGGGTTCAGAAATGAATAATGGCGCAGTGGTTACTTTTGTTGAAAAGAAGGCCAAGCTATCTTTTGGCAGCCCCTTTTCCTTCCCTAAATTTTCAATTTTAGAGCCTGAATTAACGTACACACTACCAACTAGACAATTAGCAAATGGCGTAATTGACTCCTTTGTTCATATTATGGAGCAATATTTAACTTATCCAGTTGGCGGCATGGTGCAAGACCGTTTTTCAGAAGGGTTATTACAAACACTGATTGAAATTGGACCAAAGGTTATTGATGAAAAGAATCATGATTATAATTTACGAGCTAACTTTATGTGGACTGCTACAAATGCGCTAAATCGTATTTTAGCTCCTGGAGTTCCTCAAGACTGGGCAAGTCATAGTTTAGGCCATGAGATTACTGCCTTGTATCATATTGACCATGCACGAACATTAGCTATTGTATTGCCTTCTTTAATGGAAATCCGTCAACATGAAAAACGTGAAAAATTAATTCAATATGCGGAACGTGTCTGGCACATTACAGATGCAACAGAGGATGAAAAAATTCAATTAGCGATTTCAAAAACCCGCGCCTTTTTTGAACAACTTGGGGCACCTACTCACTTTAAAGAGTACGATTTAGGTGAAGAAGTGGTGGAACCACTTGTTGCTCAACTTGAAAAACATCAGTTAACAGCTATTTCAGAACGCCGTGATCAAACGTTAGAAATTAGTCGCCGTATTTATTTAAATGCTTTGTAG
- a CDS encoding NAD(P)H-hydrate dehydratase — protein MKELNQNIVQGILPKRKNESYKGNYGHVLLIGGNQELGGAIILAASAAVYSGAGLVTVATHPSNHTALHARLPEAMVIDGYDTAKVIHHMKKATTVVIGPGLGLDDQSQLILKAVLAACTPQQRLVIDGDAITLMASENLKTPVAQTVYTPHLGEWQRLSHLTIEEQTKDLNAHFRKQLGAEVVLKKHHSEIYFEEEVWKNEAGTPAMATGGMGDTLTGMLAGFLAQFPNRKTAILAAVYLHSRISDDLAKTHYVTLPSQIIQRIPCVMKDYATKFDF, from the coding sequence ATGAAAGAATTAAATCAAAATATTGTACAAGGAATTTTACCAAAACGAAAAAATGAAAGCTACAAAGGGAATTACGGTCATGTTCTCTTGATTGGTGGCAATCAAGAGTTAGGAGGAGCGATTATTTTAGCCGCAAGTGCTGCTGTTTATAGTGGAGCTGGTCTTGTTACAGTCGCAACTCATCCAAGCAACCATACAGCACTTCACGCTAGATTACCTGAAGCAATGGTGATTGATGGTTATGATACAGCAAAAGTCATTCATCATATGAAAAAAGCGACAACCGTCGTTATTGGTCCTGGCTTAGGGCTAGATGACCAGTCGCAACTAATTTTAAAGGCTGTTTTAGCTGCATGTACGCCTCAACAAAGACTTGTCATTGATGGAGATGCGATTACCTTAATGGCTTCTGAAAATCTTAAAACACCTGTAGCACAAACCGTTTATACTCCTCACTTAGGAGAATGGCAACGATTGAGCCATTTAACGATTGAAGAACAAACGAAAGATTTAAATGCGCATTTCAGAAAACAATTAGGGGCAGAAGTAGTCTTAAAAAAACACCATTCAGAAATTTATTTTGAAGAGGAAGTCTGGAAAAACGAAGCAGGAACACCTGCCATGGCAACTGGTGGTATGGGGGACACATTAACCGGCATGTTAGCTGGCTTTTTAGCGCAATTTCCAAACCGTAAAACAGCCATTTTGGCAGCTGTTTACCTTCATAGTCGAATCAGTGATGATTTAGCAAAAACGCATTATGTGACACTTCCTTCTCAAATTATCCAGCGGATTCCTTGCGTCATGAAAGATTATGCTACAAAATTTGATTTTTAA
- a CDS encoding Ltp family lipoprotein, with amino-acid sequence MSIHLPLKKANSYAKLMFMSKIGIQNQLTSEYGDKFSPEAAQYAIDNIKADWNENALKKAESYQKTMSMSPEAIRDQLTSEHGEQFTQEEADYAIQHLNK; translated from the coding sequence TTGAGTATACATCTGCCCTTAAAAAAAGCGAACTCTTACGCTAAATTGATGTTTATGTCTAAAATTGGCATACAAAATCAATTAACTTCAGAATATGGTGATAAATTCTCTCCTGAGGCTGCTCAATATGCGATTGATAATATTAAAGCTGACTGGAATGAGAATGCTCTTAAAAAAGCTGAAAGTTATCAAAAAACGATGTCTATGTCCCCTGAAGCGATCCGAGATCAATTAACTTCTGAACATGGCGAACAATTCACTCAAGAAGAAGCAGACTACGCTATTCAACATCTAAATAAATAG